The genome window ACGCTCCCGGTCCTATCGGCATGGGACGTTCTGCTCACGGACAATTCCTCCGAAAGCGAAGCCGCGCTGGCACCAACCCGCATCGACCCCACCGTTCTAGTGATTGTGACGCGGAAGGCCCTTGGACTCCGCAATGCGCTGATACTTGACCGCCGGCTCCAGCACCATGCCCTGCGCCAGTTGCCCCACGCAGCCGCGCTGCAGTTCCTGCCAGGGCGTCTGGGACCCCGGATAGGGATAGCCTCCCTCGGCCTCAAGTACCTTCCGGCGATCCGCCCATTCCGCCTCCGGGACCATGGCATCCACGGTCCCGCGTCCCAGGTCGATGCGAACCCTGTCCCCGGTTTTGAGCAGCGCCAGCCCGCCCCCGACAGCGGCCTCCGGCGACGCATTCAGAATGCTGGGCGACCCTGAAGTGCCGGACTGGCGGCCGTCGCCGACGCAGGGAAGCGATTCCACTCCGGCGCGGATCAGGTAATCCGGGGGCCGCATATTGACGACTTCCGATGCACCGGGATAGCCGATCGGACCCGTTCCTCGCATGAACAGAATGCAGTTCTCATCGATCCCGAGCGAGGGATCGTCGATGCGGGCATGGTAGTCCTCCGGTCCGTCGAACACGATGGCCCGGCCTTCAAATGCGTCCGGATCCTGAGGATTCGAAAGGTAACGCCTGCGGAAGTCCGGTGTCACCGCGGACACCTTCATCACCGCCTCGTCGAACAGGTTGCCCGACAGCAGCTTGAACCCGGCCGCCACCATAAACGGCGTATCGGGCGCCGCGATGACCTGCCGGTCCCGCGACCGCATCCCCATGCAGTTTTCGCCGATGGTCTTGCCGGTTACGGTCGGCGCATCGGAATGAATCAGGCCTGCCCCCATCATTTCCCCGATCACCGCCGGCACGCCGCCGGCGCGATGGAAATCCTCTGCCAGGTAATCCCCGATCGGCTGCATGTCGACGATCCGCGGAACGTCGCCGCCGACCTCCTCCCACTTTCGCCAGCTCAGTTCCACACCGGCATGCCGCGCGATGGCCTGAAGATGGATCGGCGCATTGGACGATCCGCCCAGCGCGGACGTCACGCGAATGGCATTTTCAAAGGCTTCCGTCGTCAGGATGTCGGAGGGTTTCAATTCTTCGTTGACGAGTTCCACCGCCCGGCGGCCGGTCTCATAGGCGATCTTGCCCCGTTCGCGGTACGGCGCCGGAATGGCGGCGCAGCCCGGAAGAGACATGCCCAGCGTCTCCATCAGGGCGTTCATCGTCATGGCGGTTCCCATCGTGTTGCAGAAACCGGGGCTTGGCGCGGACGCCGTGGCCATTTCCATGAAGGTCTCGTGATCGATCTTGCCTTCAGCCAGCAATTCCCTGGCCTTCCAGATGATGGCGCCGCTGCCGACACGCCGGCCGTCGTACCAGCCGTTCAACATCGGCCCGCCGGTCAGGACGATGGCGGGGATGTCGACGGTCGCGGCTGCCATGAGGCAGGCCGGAGTCGTCTTGTCGCACCCGGTCGTCAGAACGACACCGTCCAAGGGATAGCCATAGAGCACTTCCACCAGACCGAGATACGCCAGGTTCCGGTCGAGCGACGCAGTCGGGCGCTTGCCGGTTTCCTGAATGGGATGGACCGGAAACTCGATGGCAATGCCGCCGGCATCACGAATGCCGTCCTTCACGCGCGCAGCAAGCTCTACCAGCGGCCGGTTACAGGGCGACAGGTCGCTGCCGGTCTGGGCAATCCCGATGATCGGCCGGCCCGCCTGCAACTCCGCCCGCGTCAGGCCGTAATTCAGATAGCGTTCGAGGTAGAGCGCCGTCATCCCCGGGTCCGCGGGATTGTCGAACCAGCTTTGGGAACGAAGACCTTTGCGCTTCTTATCCATGGGAACTCTCTTCCTTCATCGTCCCGTGATTCCGGGAAACACAATCAGCAACCCGACGGCAAGAACCTGCATGCCGATGAACGGCAGCAAGGATCGGAATATGGTCCCGAGCGAGATGTCGGGTGGGGCCACACTCTTGAGATAGAACGCGGCCGGGCCGAAAGGCGGCGTGAGAAACGACACCTGCATGTTCATGGCGAAGAGGACACCGAACCAGACAGGGTCTAGGCCGAGACTGATCACGACCGGCACGAAAATCGGCATGGTCAGAAGGGCGATCCCGACCCAATCGAGGAACATGCCGAGCAGGAACAGGATTGCCATCATGACCAGGATAACGACCTTCGGCTCCTCTGAAATCCCGGTCAGCAGGCTGGACACGAAGTCGATGCCCCCCATCAGGTTGAACACGCCGACCAGGGCGCTGGCGCCGATACCGATCCACACGATCATGCCGCAGGTCGAGAGGGTCTGTAACGCGGCGCCCTTCAGCATCGAGAGGCTGAACTCCCCGCGGACCACGGTCGACAGCAACACCCCCAGGACCCCGACGGCGGAGGCTTCGGTCACAGAGGCGATTCCGCCATAGATCGAGCCCAGCACGAAGGCGACGACGCAGATTGGCAGGATGATCCCCTTAAGCAGTTTCAGATGCTCTGAGAACGGTCGATCATCGGGTTCCGGGGCCGGCGCGAGGCTGGGGTTGAGACGGCAGCGGATGATCACATAGGCGACGTAGAACCCGGCCAACATGAATCCCGGGATGAATGCCGAAGTGAAGAGATCGCCGATCGATACATTGGCGGTGAGGCCATAGATGATGAGAACGATTGACGGCGGGATCATGGTTCCAAGGGAACCGCCGGCGCAGATCACCCCGATAGCGAGTTTCTTGTCGTAGCCGAGGCGCAGCATCTGGGGCAGCGCCAACAGTCCCAGCAACACGATCTCTCCGCCGATAATGCCACTCATGGCCGCCAGGATGACGGCAACGAAGATCGTCTGAACCGCGACCGCCCCCCGTAACCGGCGCCCGGCCAACTTCATCGCGTCGAACAGATCCGCCGCGATTCCGGAACGGTCCAACAATGCCGCCATCAGCACGAACATCGGAACGGAAACGAAGACGAAGGAAGAAACGAAGGAATAGACCCGGCTCGTGATCAGGGGAACGGCAGCGGGACCGAACCAGCCGACCGCAAAGATCAGCGCGACCAGCAGGGTCACATAAGCCAGCGGAATGCCCAGCAGCAGCAACGCGAACAGAAGTCCGAACATCAGCAGCGTGCCGTACTCAATCCCCAGCGCCTTGAGATTGAAGGAAATGTCGAGCAGTTCCATCCGGCTATTCCTGCTTACCGAACGCGGCGCGGGCGAAGTTGAAGGCAAGCACCAGAAACTGCAGTGACAACAGCACCAGCACGACGAAGAGGAATATCTTCAAGCCCGCAGGAAAGGCCGGATCCCAGGCACTGCCGGATGTCTCCAGCCGGATGCCGCCCCCGGGGCGAAACACCGCGCGTTCGACGATCATCCAGGCCGCCCAGGAGAAGAAGACCGTGGCGCCCATGCAGATCAGCGAGATGAGAAGGTCCAGAACCGACTTCGCCCGCCCCTTGGCAAGGTCATAAAGCAGGACGACCCGAATGTGACTGTTGTGCGAGGTGCAGTAGAGGCCACCGAAGAGGAAGGCGATTGCACAGAGAAAGACCGTGGTCTCATGGGCCCAGATCGTTGGCGCATTGAAGACATAGCGCAGCAGCACTTCCTGATTGAGGACCAGGGCGGAGGCCAGAATTCCGATTGCGAAAACAATCGCCGCCCTGTCGACCATTCGGCCGAGGAGCCCCGCCTCCTGGATCGGACCGCGACGATCTTCAGCCTTCGGCCGATCGGTCGCCTCTGTCTTATCCTGCTGCATGTTCATGCCCCCCCAAATCATCGAAGAACCCGGTCTCTTCCTATCATGAAACGGGTTGCCTCGGGCCGCATCGCGACCTCCGGGAGAGACGGCGCGGAGTGTGCCGATACCGCCACACTCCGCCGGGCCGACCCGGGCAAGCCCGATGCCGCCCCACACCGTCTCGGATGGATCAGTGCACGAGGCCCTTTTCCGTCAGATATTCCGTCAGGACCTTGTAGACCTTCATGGCGTTATCCGACTTCGCGGCGACCTTTTCCCATTCGCCGATCGCGATCTTCCGGAATTTGGCCCGTTCTTCGGCCGACCAGTCATGTACGGTGATTTCGCCACCGGCCTTGGCCTGCTCGACCGCCTCGCGATCGCGTTCCGCAAGCGCGGCGACCTGGCTTTGTGCGAACTCGGCAACCGTTTCCTCGAAGGCCCGCTGCACATCAGACGGCAGGGAATCCCAGATTTCCTTGTTGATCGATACCTCAACCAGCGGCATCGAATGGAAACCCGGATAGATCGGGTGCGGCGCGATCTTGTTCAGCCCCTGTGCCTGGTTCGTCGAAAACACCGTGTAGTCGGCCGCCTCGATGACGCCCTTGTCCAGCGCCGTGAAGACTTCCGAACCGGGCAAATTGACCGGAGCGGCGCCCGCGGCGGCGAACACCTGCTGCACCAGCCCTTCGGGGGCGCGCATCTTCAGATTCTTAAGGTCATCGACGCCCTTCAGCGGAACCGCCGAGACAAATGCCTCCAGGCCCGGGGTCGTCGCACCGATGAAATGCAGCCCGTAGGGTGCCAGCATCTCATTCATCAGGGCCGCGCCCTTCGCGTCCATGAAATCGAACATCTGCTGAGGGTCGGACCAGGCGCCGACCGGATTCGCGATCAGGCTGAAAGCCGCGTCCTTGCCGGCGAAATAGGACGTATCGGTTATATGTCCGTCGAGGATTCCCGCCGCGATCGCGTCCTGCGTCTCCCGGTGCTCGACAACCGATCCTACCGGCAGCAGTTCAACCTTGACCCGACCGCCGGTACGCTCGGCCAGTGCTTCGGTCCATCCGGTCTGGAGCTGGAAATTCGGGTTCCCTGCCGGGTCACTCGACTGGAACTTGAAACTGTACTCCTGCGCATGCGCACCGCCCGACAGCATGATCACCGCCGCGGCCGCCAGTACGGTCTTAAGGTTCGATTTCATAATCTGCACTCCTTGTCTTCACGAACGGGATCGTTCGTCGGTGTTGGTCAGGAAGAGAGGAGCACCGTTTCCGACACTGTTCTGCGCGCCATGCCGTCGTCACGCATTGCGAGAACCCCCGCCCGGTCTGCCGGCGCGCAACCATGCCGTTGCGGTCAGGCGTCCGGATTGTTGCGGAAGCTGTCACGTCCTCCCAGTTACGGCTGGATTGTCGGGCTCCCCGTTCCAGCTTCAAATGTTAGCGCTAACATATTTAATATTTCTGGCGTGTGTCAACCGGATTTCGTAACATCCAACCCTGTCTGAAGAACATCGATCTGGTTTCATTTTCATGCATAAATTCAGGATGATAAGATGAGCGCGCGAAAGAATGCCAAGCTTTCGGACGTGGCGGCACGCGTTGGTGTTAGCGCGATCACCGTATCCCGGGCGCTCAGAACCCCTGAAAAGGTCTCGCCGCAGCTTCGGAAGGAAATCGCACGGGCGGTGGCCGAACTCGGATACGTCCCTAACCCCGCAGCGCGCGCGCTCGCGTCGCGACAATCGGATGTGATCGGGGTCGTCATTCCATCCGTTACGAACAACGTCTTCGCCGAGGTTGTTCAGGGCATCCATTCGGAGATGGAACATCACCCGTTCAACATGCAGTTGGCCTATACGCGGTATTCGCCGCGCACGGAAGAGAACCTGCTGAAAGTCTTCCTGAGCCAGAACCCGGCCGGTCTGATCGTGACGGGGATCGACCAGTCGGACGCCGCCCGCGCCATGCTGAAGGCCGCCCCCTGTCCGGTCGTGCAGATCATGGAAACCGCAGAGGACCCGATCGACCTGATGATCGGCTTCTCGCATTACGATGCGGCGCGCGCCGCCGCGACGCATCTGCTGGAACAGGGATACCGTCGACTCGCGTTTCTGGGCGCGCGCATGGACCCCCGCTCGCAGCGCCGCTTTCAGGGGTTTCGCGACGGGGCCATGGCCGGTGACGCGTATTCGGAAGCACGGGTCGTCACCTCCCCCGCCCCTTCCTCGGTATCGCTGGGCGCGGAATTCCTGGGCGAGCTGCTGACCAGTGCACCGGATTTCGATGCCATCTTCTGCAACAATGACGACCTTGCGCTTGGCGTCATGTTCGAAGCACAGCGAAGGAGAATTCAGATCCCGGACCAGATTGGCCTGTGCGGATTCAACGACCTGGATATGATGGCGGTCGCGGAGCCGGCCATCACCAGCGTTAAGACGTTTCGCCACGAAATGGGGCGGCAGGCTGTGGAAATGCTTGTCGCCAGAATCGCCGGGGAGGACGGGCCGTCGCAGACCGTCGTCGATCTGGGATTCGAGGTTCGCGCGAGGCGCAGCACCCGTCGGCCGTCGCGAGGTTAAGGCGCCACGGACCAAAGGGGGGCCCATACCCGGCATGCAGCACACAACGATACAGAACGTCAGGGCATTGTGCGCCGGCCGGAAGTTCCCGGGAATGCGATCCTGTCGGCAGGTATTGCTGATCTGGTGTGCTTGTGCGCTGAACCTCTTGGGTTTGTCGGCGGCAGAGGGACAGGGCCTGCCGACGACTGACGACGGATGGGCCGAACAGGCGATCGAGTCGCTCTGTCCTTTAGGACATCTCTCGGGCATCGAGGCACAGAGCCAACTGCCCGGGACCTGGCTGGTCAGTGAATCGCGACATCCGACAGAGGGCGACCCCAATATCGTTTCCATTCGGCTGCTGCTGCCCGGCGCAGACGAGCTTGCCATTGAGCGGCGCCAGGTATCCGGACGATTGCGGCAGTTCCGTGTCGCCTATTTCTCGAGATCGGGCGAAGAACTGGTCCCCCGCCTGTTGGCAATTGCCGACGGTGGTTGCACGACACAGTCCGGCCGGCGAATTCGTCGGGAAGGTGAAGTGTGGCGCTACCTTGATCAACTGGACGGCGATCTCACCACCCTGCGCTGGTCGGAGACCCTGCAGGCGCCCTGGCCGGAAGGACACGATCCCGGGGGCATCCGCGTCGCGCTGGTGGATTCCGGTCTCGCCTACGACATGGACCTGTTTCGCGACCGGTTGGCGCGCGGCCCGGACGGTGTCCCCCTAGGCTACGATTACTGGGATCTCGACCCATGGCCCTATGACGGCGATGTATCCCGCAGCCCGTTCCTGCCCATTCGCCATGGCACCGCGGTCGCGTCGGTTCTGGTTCGCGAAGCCCCCAACGTGACATTGATCCCGTTCCGCTATCCCCGTCCCGACATGGCCCGCATGGCGGATATCGTTTCCGACGCCGCACGCGCCGGCGCACGCATACTGGCCATGCCACTCGGCAGCAATCGGACAACCGACTGGGATGCCTTTGCGACCGCCCTCGCGCAGCATGACATTCTGGCCATCGTGTCAGCCGGCAACAATGGGCGGGATATCGACCGCAACCCGCTCTGGCCGGCGGTCCTTCCTTTGAAAAACATGATTGTCGTCACCTCGTCCGACGGCTTCGGTCGCCTGGCACAAGGGTCCAACTGGGGCCGCGAAAGTGTCGACATCATGCTGCCGGCCGAGAACGTTCCGATCGTCGACTTTCGCGGCGCCAGCGGAACGGCCTCGGGCTCCAGCTACGCCGTCCCGCGGTTGGCAGCCCTGGCGGCGCGCCTGCTGCATCAGGAACCGTCCCTCACCATTGACCAGTTGCGGGATCGGTTACTCGCACGCGCGGCCCCATCGCCATTCGAAACCTCACCGGTCGTCTCCGCCGGCTGGATCCCCGATCCCCTCTCCGACTAGCCGGAAATCATCGCCGAGGCGGCGCCGGGGGTGGGTCGTCGAGGAACCGCCGCGCTGCCTCTGCCTGCCTTGGATCGGCGATACGCAAGAGCTCGTACGCTTTTTCCGCGAGCGCCGGCTCTCCCCCCCAAATCCCGGATTGGATGGCGAAACGCAGCGCCTGCGGATCTTTAGGCGCCAATTCCATAAGCCAGCGGGCATGGTCCGTCATCTCAGCGAACCGGCCGGCGATCTGGAGCGACACCAGTAGCGAAATCCGCGCATTTATCGAATTCGGAACCTGGCGAACCGCTTGACCATGCATCGCGATCGCTCCGTCGAAATCGCCTGATTGTCCAAGCACCCGCCCCGCATCCAGCAGTTGGCCATGGTTGTCGGCCGCACCGCACTGGACCGCTAGTTTCTGAAGCAGGTCGTTGTCCGACGCCCCCCTGTGACTGGCCTCCAGTGCATCTGCGCAGGCCCTGAAAGCCGCCCCGAGCTCACCATGCCGGGCAGCCGCGTCCGGATGGTCGCGAAGTTCCAGAAGCTTTCGAACATCGGCCAGCGGAATGGCTTCATATCGACCGTCTCCCCCGCCGACGGCGATCGCCACCAGATCGCCATCGCCGTCGACCAGTGCACCGCCGCTGACACCGGGCTGCATCTGGGCGGACACGTGAAGGCGTCCCAGCGCCGCCCCCGTTGCGGGAAGCGCAATCAGGTCGCCCGCATCAAAGACCCGGACCAGTTGGCGTGCCACATCCGCCCCGATTGCGTGGAAGGTTTCTTCGGGGTCCGCTGCATCCTGATCAAGTGGCGGGATGAAACCGGCCTCAGGCAGCCCCGCCACCTGGAGCAAAACCAAGTCTCCCGCATAGGCGGTAGGGATAACCACACCTTTCAACGGACCACCCGGCGCGTGCACCACGACGTCCATGCGATCCGCGACGACATGACGGTTGGTCACCAGAAGCGTGTCGCCGATCCGTGTTGCACTAGCGATGGGATCGAAGCTGGAAATCGGGAACACCGCCTGACGCATGCGGCAGACCGCCGCTGCATAGGGGCAATCACCGCTGGTCGATTGAGGCGACGGTTCCTGCGCAGTGTTCGGCGGCGTGTCGCTGAACGCGAGGCCGATGCTTAGTTCGGTGCCGTTGCGCTCAATCAGTACCGGGACGGCTTCCGCGTCGTCGGCGATGAGGGCAAGTGCGGCGACCGCGTCCCTCGGCGTGCGGATACGCCGGACTCCGATTCGAAGGATCAGGTCGCCGCTCTGAAATCCGGCGCGCGCCGCCGCGCCGTCGGGCGCCAACGATGCCACGACCGGGGCCGCGATTCGGGTCAGCTGCTCGGCATCCGGCGGCAACAGGCGCCAGCCTGGTGAGCGGTAGGAGACGGTGCCGTCTGAAATCAGGGCGTCCGCCACACGGTCCAGCAACGCAGTGGAGACCGCGAAATTGATCCCGATATTGGTGTCGGCTCCGGATGCGAAAATGGCCGACAGCATGCCCACCAGCCGCCCTTCGGAATTCACCAGGGCGCCGCCGGACATGCCGGGATTGGTCGCGGCATCCGTCTGAATGAAATCTTCGACCGGATTGAAACCGGCATTCGTGACCGCCAGCGCCGAGACCACACCGCAGGTGATCGATGTCCCCAGGCCATAGGCGTTGCCGATGGCACAAACCGGTTCGGCAAGGGCCGTATCCTGCGCAATCTCAAACGCCGGAAGGTCGGCATTCACTTCCAGGATCGCAATGTCGCTGGCAGCATCGCCGGCGATCAGACGTGCCGGCAGGATACGGCCGTCATGCAGGCGGACGTCGATCCGCTGAGCCGGTTCCACCACATGCCAGGCCGTCGCGACGATGCCCGGCCGAACGACCACACCGCTGCCCTCCGGCACGGTACCGGGCGGCGCCCCCGTTCCGCCCTGCGCCCGCCCCGGCCAGACCGGCAGGACCGACACCACGGAGTCCAGAACCGTTTCCGGTGCCGCCTGAACCGCCGGAATGGAAAACGACACAGGCCAAAGGCCGGCCAGTAGCAGGACAACAATGAAAAATCTCAGTGCCCGCATGACAATCCCTCGCGGCGATCCGGACGCCATCACGGCGCCATTCCCTGCATATTCGACATCATGGCTCAGGGATAGCGCAAGGACGGGAAAAAGGGATGCGCCTCCCGACCGCCATTCGTCACAGGCACGCAGAACAGCGCCATTAGAACGCCACGACGAACGCGGCTAGCACACCCAGCCAGTAATGAAGCACCGTCACGCCGATCAAATTCTTCTGCGCCTGATAGACGTAACCGAAGATGATGCTGGCAAAGAAGGTGATGATGACCGCATCGATTCCGAACGCCAAATGCAGGGAGGCGAAGACGGTACTGGTCAGCAGGATCGCACGATGCCCCCTGGTGTCGGCCAGGAACTTCTGGAAGAGCCCCTGCAGGAGGCCGCGCGACCCCACCTCCTGAAAGACGGTATGCGCGAAGTACTGAAGCAGAAAGAGTCCGTCGACTCTTGCGCCTTCCGGGGCCGGGCCCGCTGTCCCGGTCTGCTTGAAGAAGATCAGATAGATCGCCGCCGGTATCGTGATGACCACGCAGGCCGCAACGGACTGTAGCAGCGCGCGCCAGAAACCTTCCCGCCGAATGCCGAGATCGGCGAGCGGAATCTTCATTACCTTGATCACCAGGAGACATGGCACCGCCAGGAAGAGGATCGCCTGCCACGAGAAGCCCGGGTCATAAACGTCCTTCACATATTCTTCGGCGACCAGATAGAACAGCGCCGTTGAAATCAGGAAGATCGCGATCGTGAAAACCAGGAAGTGTCCGAACTGGTTCTGTAACGTCTTGATTTCGAGTTCCCGCCGGAGCGACGCAAGCATATCATCGCTCATCCGGCGCGCCCGGGTCACGACGACGCCGGCAAGCGCCCCCTTGAGCGCACCGAGAACCGCGGCTCCACCCTCGGCGGATTCCAGCGCCTTGGTCGAAATCTCGATCAACCTGCAGGGACTTTCTGCGCGAACGGACGACGTTCGCGTCCCGCCGTCCAGGAAGGCCAGTTCCCCGACAAATTCCCCGGCCGGCACTCCATTGAGCCGAACGTCACGCTCGTCGCCCGCCCGTCGCACCGCAACGGCATCGCCGGAGAGCAACAGATAGAGGGCGTCGCTTTTCGCACCCTCCCGGACGATGTAGTCGCCGGATCCGAGTTCCAGACGACGGGCCGCCCTGGCAATGGAAAGGATGGTTTCGTCCGACAGCTTCTCAAGAGCGGACTGCTCCCGCAGGATTTCCGCAATTGTCCGGGTATTGTCAGCCATAACATTCCGAGATC of Alphaproteobacteria bacterium contains these proteins:
- a CDS encoding TRAP transporter substrate-binding protein, whose protein sequence is MKSNLKTVLAAAAVIMLSGGAHAQEYSFKFQSSDPAGNPNFQLQTGWTEALAERTGGRVKVELLPVGSVVEHRETQDAIAAGILDGHITDTSYFAGKDAAFSLIANPVGAWSDPQQMFDFMDAKGAALMNEMLAPYGLHFIGATTPGLEAFVSAVPLKGVDDLKNLKMRAPEGLVQQVFAAAGAAPVNLPGSEVFTALDKGVIEAADYTVFSTNQAQGLNKIAPHPIYPGFHSMPLVEVSINKEIWDSLPSDVQRAFEETVAEFAQSQVAALAERDREAVEQAKAGGEITVHDWSAEERAKFRKIAIGEWEKVAAKSDNAMKVYKVLTEYLTEKGLVH
- a CDS encoding TRAP transporter small permease encodes the protein MQQDKTEATDRPKAEDRRGPIQEAGLLGRMVDRAAIVFAIGILASALVLNQEVLLRYVFNAPTIWAHETTVFLCAIAFLFGGLYCTSHNSHIRVVLLYDLAKGRAKSVLDLLISLICMGATVFFSWAAWMIVERAVFRPGGGIRLETSGSAWDPAFPAGLKIFLFVVLVLLSLQFLVLAFNFARAAFGKQE
- a CDS encoding trypsin-like peptidase domain-containing protein translates to MRALRFFIVVLLLAGLWPVSFSIPAVQAAPETVLDSVVSVLPVWPGRAQGGTGAPPGTVPEGSGVVVRPGIVATAWHVVEPAQRIDVRLHDGRILPARLIAGDAASDIAILEVNADLPAFEIAQDTALAEPVCAIGNAYGLGTSITCGVVSALAVTNAGFNPVEDFIQTDAATNPGMSGGALVNSEGRLVGMLSAIFASGADTNIGINFAVSTALLDRVADALISDGTVSYRSPGWRLLPPDAEQLTRIAAPVVASLAPDGAAARAGFQSGDLILRIGVRRIRTPRDAVAALALIADDAEAVPVLIERNGTELSIGLAFSDTPPNTAQEPSPQSTSGDCPYAAAVCRMRQAVFPISSFDPIASATRIGDTLLVTNRHVVADRMDVVVHAPGGPLKGVVIPTAYAGDLVLLQVAGLPEAGFIPPLDQDAADPEETFHAIGADVARQLVRVFDAGDLIALPATGAALGRLHVSAQMQPGVSGGALVDGDGDLVAIAVGGGDGRYEAIPLADVRKLLELRDHPDAAARHGELGAAFRACADALEASHRGASDNDLLQKLAVQCGAADNHGQLLDAGRVLGQSGDFDGAIAMHGQAVRQVPNSINARISLLVSLQIAGRFAEMTDHARWLMELAPKDPQALRFAIQSGIWGGEPALAEKAYELLRIADPRQAEAARRFLDDPPPAPPRR
- a CDS encoding IlvD/Edd family dehydratase, producing MDKKRKGLRSQSWFDNPADPGMTALYLERYLNYGLTRAELQAGRPIIGIAQTGSDLSPCNRPLVELAARVKDGIRDAGGIAIEFPVHPIQETGKRPTASLDRNLAYLGLVEVLYGYPLDGVVLTTGCDKTTPACLMAAATVDIPAIVLTGGPMLNGWYDGRRVGSGAIIWKARELLAEGKIDHETFMEMATASAPSPGFCNTMGTAMTMNALMETLGMSLPGCAAIPAPYRERGKIAYETGRRAVELVNEELKPSDILTTEAFENAIRVTSALGGSSNAPIHLQAIARHAGVELSWRKWEEVGGDVPRIVDMQPIGDYLAEDFHRAGGVPAVIGEMMGAGLIHSDAPTVTGKTIGENCMGMRSRDRQVIAAPDTPFMVAAGFKLLSGNLFDEAVMKVSAVTPDFRRRYLSNPQDPDAFEGRAIVFDGPEDYHARIDDPSLGIDENCILFMRGTGPIGYPGASEVVNMRPPDYLIRAGVESLPCVGDGRQSGTSGSPSILNASPEAAVGGGLALLKTGDRVRIDLGRGTVDAMVPEAEWADRRKVLEAEGGYPYPGSQTPWQELQRGCVGQLAQGMVLEPAVKYQRIAESKGLPRHNH
- a CDS encoding cyclic nucleotide-binding domain-containing protein; the encoded protein is MADNTRTIAEILREQSALEKLSDETILSIARAARRLELGSGDYIVREGAKSDALYLLLSGDAVAVRRAGDERDVRLNGVPAGEFVGELAFLDGGTRTSSVRAESPCRLIEISTKALESAEGGAAVLGALKGALAGVVVTRARRMSDDMLASLRRELEIKTLQNQFGHFLVFTIAIFLISTALFYLVAEEYVKDVYDPGFSWQAILFLAVPCLLVIKVMKIPLADLGIRREGFWRALLQSVAACVVITIPAAIYLIFFKQTGTAGPAPEGARVDGLFLLQYFAHTVFQEVGSRGLLQGLFQKFLADTRGHRAILLTSTVFASLHLAFGIDAVIITFFASIIFGYVYQAQKNLIGVTVLHYWLGVLAAFVVAF
- a CDS encoding TRAP transporter large permease subunit translates to MELLDISFNLKALGIEYGTLLMFGLLFALLLLGIPLAYVTLLVALIFAVGWFGPAAVPLITSRVYSFVSSFVFVSVPMFVLMAALLDRSGIAADLFDAMKLAGRRLRGAVAVQTIFVAVILAAMSGIIGGEIVLLGLLALPQMLRLGYDKKLAIGVICAGGSLGTMIPPSIVLIIYGLTANVSIGDLFTSAFIPGFMLAGFYVAYVIIRCRLNPSLAPAPEPDDRPFSEHLKLLKGIILPICVVAFVLGSIYGGIASVTEASAVGVLGVLLSTVVRGEFSLSMLKGAALQTLSTCGMIVWIGIGASALVGVFNLMGGIDFVSSLLTGISEEPKVVILVMMAILFLLGMFLDWVGIALLTMPIFVPVVISLGLDPVWFGVLFAMNMQVSFLTPPFGPAAFYLKSVAPPDISLGTIFRSLLPFIGMQVLAVGLLIVFPGITGR
- a CDS encoding S8 family serine peptidase, translated to MRSCRQVLLIWCACALNLLGLSAAEGQGLPTTDDGWAEQAIESLCPLGHLSGIEAQSQLPGTWLVSESRHPTEGDPNIVSIRLLLPGADELAIERRQVSGRLRQFRVAYFSRSGEELVPRLLAIADGGCTTQSGRRIRREGEVWRYLDQLDGDLTTLRWSETLQAPWPEGHDPGGIRVALVDSGLAYDMDLFRDRLARGPDGVPLGYDYWDLDPWPYDGDVSRSPFLPIRHGTAVASVLVREAPNVTLIPFRYPRPDMARMADIVSDAARAGARILAMPLGSNRTTDWDAFATALAQHDILAIVSAGNNGRDIDRNPLWPAVLPLKNMIVVTSSDGFGRLAQGSNWGRESVDIMLPAENVPIVDFRGASGTASGSSYAVPRLAALAARLLHQEPSLTIDQLRDRLLARAAPSPFETSPVVSAGWIPDPLSD
- a CDS encoding LacI family DNA-binding transcriptional regulator, yielding MSARKNAKLSDVAARVGVSAITVSRALRTPEKVSPQLRKEIARAVAELGYVPNPAARALASRQSDVIGVVIPSVTNNVFAEVVQGIHSEMEHHPFNMQLAYTRYSPRTEENLLKVFLSQNPAGLIVTGIDQSDAARAMLKAAPCPVVQIMETAEDPIDLMIGFSHYDAARAAATHLLEQGYRRLAFLGARMDPRSQRRFQGFRDGAMAGDAYSEARVVTSPAPSSVSLGAEFLGELLTSAPDFDAIFCNNDDLALGVMFEAQRRRIQIPDQIGLCGFNDLDMMAVAEPAITSVKTFRHEMGRQAVEMLVARIAGEDGPSQTVVDLGFEVRARRSTRRPSRG